One Prunus dulcis chromosome 8, ALMONDv2, whole genome shotgun sequence DNA window includes the following coding sequences:
- the LOC117638716 gene encoding U-box domain-containing protein 3 isoform X3, translated as MTQPTSINNMNRGEMDVASIKCLINSISRFVHLVSSQRSKPMPIQKDYRTIVDVLKLLKPLLDEVVDYKIPSDEILYKECEELDMAVNGAREFMENWSPKLSKILSHCMQEIRCLKQERVTEYLEEALKSQRKDTMPSTKHLMKIIELLSLSSNQELLKESIAVEKERMNVEVSDVRGELDQINQIVMLVSHIREFMVKIEHLETASGIPIPSYFRCPLSSELMLDPVIVASGQTFERSSIQKWLDHGLTICPKTRHRLSHINLITNYTVKAMIESWCQENDIKLPTNSDGSNTISVPSPSDRVSPEGSIHTDSYSTSRSSLEVGSVFEKQMKDVSTKLSGEKSNGCHSSEKDHSSPKQSCTHSRSESATSAVSSNDYAPPAFIKVSGISNKHENVNELSGEITSEHPVASTPNKESAMPSRLSGKHSLISKIKAEGTWTDSPIFPNRHQLLPFSSSGSDELTTSSHVTKLIEDLKSQSNEVQTLAAEELRLLAKHNMNNRTIIGQCGAITPLVSLLYSGVMLTQEHAVTALLNLSINEDNKAMIAEAGAIDPLIHVLKTGNDGAKENSAAALFSLSVLDEYKAKIGRSGAVKALVDLLGSGTLRGKKDAATALFNLSIYHENKARLVQAGAVKYLIELIDPDTGMVDKAVALLANLSTIGEGRVAIAREGGIPLLVEIVETGSQRGKENAASILLQLCLHSPKFCTLVLQEGAVPPLVALSQSGTPRAKEKAQQLLSHFRNQREGAMGKGK; from the exons GTGAGATGGACGTGGCATCTATAAAATGTCTGATCAACAGCATATCTCGATTTGTTCATCTAGTTTCAAGCCAGAGATCAAAACCTATGCCTATTCAAAAGGACTACAGAACCATAGTTGATGTACTGAAGCTTTTGAAGCCATTGCTTGATGAAGTAGTTGACTACAAAATACCTTCCGATGAAATTCTATATAAAGAGTGTGAAGAATTGGATATGGCTGTCAATGGAGCCAGGGAATTCATGGAAAACTGGTCTCCAAAGTTGAGCAAGATTTTAAGT CATTGTATGCAGGAAATTCGATGTTTGAAGCAGGAAAGAGTAACAGAATACTTAGAAGAGGCTCtgaaaagtcaaagaaaaGATACCATGCCTTCCACCAAACATCTTATGAAAATTATTGAATTGCTTAGTTTGTCTTCAAACCAAGAACTGCTGAAAGAAAGCATTGCTgtagaaaaggaaagaatgaATGTCGAAGTCAGTGATGTTAGAGGGGAACTAGATCAAATCAACCAAATTGTGATGCTTGTCTCCCACATTCGTGAATTCATGGTCAAAATTGAGCACCTTGAAACCGCATCCGGCATCCCAATCCCTTCATACTTCCGCTGCCCTCTGTCTTCAGAACTAATGTTGGACCCTGTAATTGTAGCTTCAGGTCAAACCTTTGAGAGATCTTCCATCCAAAAGTGGCTGGATCATGGGCTCACTATTTGCCCGAAGACCCGGCATAGGCTGTCTCATATAAATCTCATTACCAATTATACTGTCAAAGCTATGATAGAAAGTTGGTGTCAGGAAAATGATATaaaacttccaacaaactctgacGGCTCTAATACTATCTCAGTCCCGTCTCCATCAGATCGAGTATCTCCTGAAGGTTCAATTCACACAGATAGCTATTCGACATCAAGGTCATCCCTTGAAGTTGGAAGTGTATTTGAGAAGCAAATGAAAGATGTCTCTACTAAATTAAGTGGAGAAAAGTCCAATGGATGCCATAGCAGCGAGAAAGACCACTCATCACCAAAACAGTCATGTACTCATAGCAGGAGCGAATCAGCCACAAGTGCTGTCTCCAGTAATGATTATGCGCCTCCTGCATTCATTAAAGTGTCGGGGATATCTAATAAGCATGAAAATGTCAATGAGTTGTCTGGAGAAATCACATCTGAGCATCCAGTTGCTTCTACTCCAAATAAAGAATCAGCAATGCCGTCCAGATTATCAGGAAAACATTCTCTCatttccaaaataaaagcAGAAGGGACATGGACTGACAGCCCTATTTTTCCCAACAGACACCAACTGCTTCCATTTTCTAGTTCAGGATCAGACGAGTTGACGACATCATCCCATGTCACGAAATTAATTGAAGACCTCAAGAGCCAATCCAATGAAGTGCAAACATTGGCTGCAGAAGAGTTGCGGCTTCTTGCAAAGCACAATATGAATAATCGAACTATTATAGGCCAATGCGGTGCTATCACACCATTAGTTTCACTGCTATATTCAGGAGTGATGCTAACACAAGAGCATGCTGTGACAGCTCTTTTGAATTTATCAATTAATGAAGACAATAAGGCAATGATTGCAGAAGCAGGGGCAATCGATCCCCTAATCCATGTTCTGAAAACGGGAAATGACGGAGCCAAAGAAAATTCTGCTGCAGCTTTATTCAGCCTCTCTGTATTGGATGAATACAAGGCAAAAATTGGTCGTTCTGGTGCTGTTAAGGCCTTGGTTGATCTTCTAGGCTCAGGGACTCTTAGAGGGAAGAAAGATGCTGCTACTGCATTGTTTAATCTATCAATTTATCACGAAAATAAGGCTCGCCTAGTTCAAGCTGGGGCTGTGAAATATCTTATTGAGTTGATAGACCCTGATACTGGGATGGTTGACAAGGCCGTTGCTCTTCTGGCAAACTTGTCCACCATTGGAGAGGGGCGCGTGGCAATTGCACGCGAAGGGGGTATTCCGTTACTAGTTGAGATTGTTGAAACAGGTTCCCAGAGGGGAAAGGAAAATGCCGCCTCCATACTGTTACAATTGTGCCTTCATAGTCCAAAGTTTTGTACCCTGGTTCTTCAGGAAGGAGCTGTCCCTCCCCTGGTTGCCTTATCTCAGTCTGGCACGCcaagagcaaaagaaaag GCACAGCAGCTTCTCAGCCACTTCCGGAATCAGCGAGAAGGGGCAATGGGGAAGGGAAAATAA
- the LOC117638716 gene encoding U-box domain-containing protein 3 isoform X2: MDVASIKCLINSISRFVHLVSSQRSKPMPIQKDYRTIVDVLKLLKPLLDEVVDYKIPSDEILYKECEELDMAVNGAREFMENWSPKLSKILSAWRGEPLLITIQSSSLKICSILSRLLQSSSSGSSLIGLQHCMQEIRCLKQERVTEYLEEALKSQRKDTMPSTKHLMKIIELLSLSSNQELLKESIAVEKERMNVEVSDVRGELDQINQIVMLVSHIREFMVKIEHLETASGIPIPSYFRCPLSSELMLDPVIVASGQTFERSSIQKWLDHGLTICPKTRHRLSHINLITNYTVKAMIESWCQENDIKLPTNSDGSNTISVPSPSDRVSPEGSIHTDSYSTSRSSLEVGSVFEKQMKDVSTKLSGEKSNGCHSSEKDHSSPKQSCTHSRSESATSAVSSNDYAPPAFIKVSGISNKHENVNELSGEITSEHPVASTPNKESAMPSRLSGKHSLISKIKAEGTWTDSPIFPNRHQLLPFSSSGSDELTTSSHVTKLIEDLKSQSNEVQTLAAEELRLLAKHNMNNRTIIGQCGAITPLVSLLYSGVMLTQEHAVTALLNLSINEDNKAMIAEAGAIDPLIHVLKTGNDGAKENSAAALFSLSVLDEYKAKIGRSGAVKALVDLLGSGTLRGKKDAATALFNLSIYHENKARLVQAGAVKYLIELIDPDTGMVDKAVALLANLSTIGEGRVAIAREGGIPLLVEIVETGSQRGKENAASILLQLCLHSPKFCTLVLQEGAVPPLVALSQSGTPRAKEKAQQLLSHFRNQREGAMGKGK; this comes from the exons ATGGACGTGGCATCTATAAAATGTCTGATCAACAGCATATCTCGATTTGTTCATCTAGTTTCAAGCCAGAGATCAAAACCTATGCCTATTCAAAAGGACTACAGAACCATAGTTGATGTACTGAAGCTTTTGAAGCCATTGCTTGATGAAGTAGTTGACTACAAAATACCTTCCGATGAAATTCTATATAAAGAGTGTGAAGAATTGGATATGGCTGTCAATGGAGCCAGGGAATTCATGGAAAACTGGTCTCCAAAGTTGAGCAAGATTTTAAGT GCTTGGCGGGGTGAGCCATTGTTGATAACAATCCAAAGCTCTTCACTCAAGATTTGCAGCATATTAAGTAGATTGCTGCAGTCATCTTCGTCTGGTTCAAGTTTAATTGGTCTTCAG CATTGTATGCAGGAAATTCGATGTTTGAAGCAGGAAAGAGTAACAGAATACTTAGAAGAGGCTCtgaaaagtcaaagaaaaGATACCATGCCTTCCACCAAACATCTTATGAAAATTATTGAATTGCTTAGTTTGTCTTCAAACCAAGAACTGCTGAAAGAAAGCATTGCTgtagaaaaggaaagaatgaATGTCGAAGTCAGTGATGTTAGAGGGGAACTAGATCAAATCAACCAAATTGTGATGCTTGTCTCCCACATTCGTGAATTCATGGTCAAAATTGAGCACCTTGAAACCGCATCCGGCATCCCAATCCCTTCATACTTCCGCTGCCCTCTGTCTTCAGAACTAATGTTGGACCCTGTAATTGTAGCTTCAGGTCAAACCTTTGAGAGATCTTCCATCCAAAAGTGGCTGGATCATGGGCTCACTATTTGCCCGAAGACCCGGCATAGGCTGTCTCATATAAATCTCATTACCAATTATACTGTCAAAGCTATGATAGAAAGTTGGTGTCAGGAAAATGATATaaaacttccaacaaactctgacGGCTCTAATACTATCTCAGTCCCGTCTCCATCAGATCGAGTATCTCCTGAAGGTTCAATTCACACAGATAGCTATTCGACATCAAGGTCATCCCTTGAAGTTGGAAGTGTATTTGAGAAGCAAATGAAAGATGTCTCTACTAAATTAAGTGGAGAAAAGTCCAATGGATGCCATAGCAGCGAGAAAGACCACTCATCACCAAAACAGTCATGTACTCATAGCAGGAGCGAATCAGCCACAAGTGCTGTCTCCAGTAATGATTATGCGCCTCCTGCATTCATTAAAGTGTCGGGGATATCTAATAAGCATGAAAATGTCAATGAGTTGTCTGGAGAAATCACATCTGAGCATCCAGTTGCTTCTACTCCAAATAAAGAATCAGCAATGCCGTCCAGATTATCAGGAAAACATTCTCTCatttccaaaataaaagcAGAAGGGACATGGACTGACAGCCCTATTTTTCCCAACAGACACCAACTGCTTCCATTTTCTAGTTCAGGATCAGACGAGTTGACGACATCATCCCATGTCACGAAATTAATTGAAGACCTCAAGAGCCAATCCAATGAAGTGCAAACATTGGCTGCAGAAGAGTTGCGGCTTCTTGCAAAGCACAATATGAATAATCGAACTATTATAGGCCAATGCGGTGCTATCACACCATTAGTTTCACTGCTATATTCAGGAGTGATGCTAACACAAGAGCATGCTGTGACAGCTCTTTTGAATTTATCAATTAATGAAGACAATAAGGCAATGATTGCAGAAGCAGGGGCAATCGATCCCCTAATCCATGTTCTGAAAACGGGAAATGACGGAGCCAAAGAAAATTCTGCTGCAGCTTTATTCAGCCTCTCTGTATTGGATGAATACAAGGCAAAAATTGGTCGTTCTGGTGCTGTTAAGGCCTTGGTTGATCTTCTAGGCTCAGGGACTCTTAGAGGGAAGAAAGATGCTGCTACTGCATTGTTTAATCTATCAATTTATCACGAAAATAAGGCTCGCCTAGTTCAAGCTGGGGCTGTGAAATATCTTATTGAGTTGATAGACCCTGATACTGGGATGGTTGACAAGGCCGTTGCTCTTCTGGCAAACTTGTCCACCATTGGAGAGGGGCGCGTGGCAATTGCACGCGAAGGGGGTATTCCGTTACTAGTTGAGATTGTTGAAACAGGTTCCCAGAGGGGAAAGGAAAATGCCGCCTCCATACTGTTACAATTGTGCCTTCATAGTCCAAAGTTTTGTACCCTGGTTCTTCAGGAAGGAGCTGTCCCTCCCCTGGTTGCCTTATCTCAGTCTGGCACGCcaagagcaaaagaaaag GCACAGCAGCTTCTCAGCCACTTCCGGAATCAGCGAGAAGGGGCAATGGGGAAGGGAAAATAA
- the LOC117637834 gene encoding protein LIGHT-DEPENDENT SHORT HYPOCOTYLS 4-like, giving the protein MDSIQDMDGGSNSHHHEMNMASSNNLIINTSSMNPATTLASAAGVAGTSSSSSSSSPASSSRYENQKRRDWNTFGQYLKNHRPPLSLSRCSGAHVLEFLRYLDQFGKTKVHTPICPFYGHPNPPAPCPCPLRQAWGSLDALIGRLRAAFEENGGKPEANPFGARAVRLYLREVRDLQSKARGISYEKKKRKRPPLPQQLPPPPLPPTVHHHPGQ; this is encoded by the coding sequence ATGGATTCAATCCAAGACATGGATGGAGGTTCCAACTCTCATCACCATGAGATGAACATGGCATCAAGCAATAACCTAATTATCAACACAAGCTCAATGAACCCTGCTACTACTCTAGCCTCAGCAGCAGGAGTAGCTGGaacctcatcttcttcttcttcttcatctcctgCTTCCAGCAGCCGCTACGAGAACCAAAAGCGGCGCGACTGGAACACCTTCGGCCAATACCTCAAGAACCACCGCCCcccgctctctctctcccggtGCAGCGGGGCCCACGTCCTCGAATTCCTCCGCTACCTCGATCAGTTCGGCAAGACCAAGGTCCACACCCCCATCTGCCCCTTCTACGGCCACCCGAACCCTCCGGCTCCTTGCCCCTGCCCACTCCGCCAGGCATGGGGCAGCCTCGACGCCCTCATCGGGCGCCTTCGAGCCGCCTTTGAAGAAAACGGAGGCAAGCCCGAAGCCAACCCGTTTGGGGCTCGAGCCGTTCGACTTTACCTTCGCGAGGTTCGTGATTTGCAGTCGAAAGCAAGAGGCATCAGCTACGAGAAGAAGAAGCGGAAGAGGCCACCGTTGCCGCAGCAGCTGCCGCCTCCCCCACTGCCGCCGACAGTTCATCACCATCCAGGTCAATAA
- the LOC117638716 gene encoding U-box domain-containing protein 3 isoform X1: MTQPTSINNMNRGEMDVASIKCLINSISRFVHLVSSQRSKPMPIQKDYRTIVDVLKLLKPLLDEVVDYKIPSDEILYKECEELDMAVNGAREFMENWSPKLSKILSAWRGEPLLITIQSSSLKICSILSRLLQSSSSGSSLIGLQHCMQEIRCLKQERVTEYLEEALKSQRKDTMPSTKHLMKIIELLSLSSNQELLKESIAVEKERMNVEVSDVRGELDQINQIVMLVSHIREFMVKIEHLETASGIPIPSYFRCPLSSELMLDPVIVASGQTFERSSIQKWLDHGLTICPKTRHRLSHINLITNYTVKAMIESWCQENDIKLPTNSDGSNTISVPSPSDRVSPEGSIHTDSYSTSRSSLEVGSVFEKQMKDVSTKLSGEKSNGCHSSEKDHSSPKQSCTHSRSESATSAVSSNDYAPPAFIKVSGISNKHENVNELSGEITSEHPVASTPNKESAMPSRLSGKHSLISKIKAEGTWTDSPIFPNRHQLLPFSSSGSDELTTSSHVTKLIEDLKSQSNEVQTLAAEELRLLAKHNMNNRTIIGQCGAITPLVSLLYSGVMLTQEHAVTALLNLSINEDNKAMIAEAGAIDPLIHVLKTGNDGAKENSAAALFSLSVLDEYKAKIGRSGAVKALVDLLGSGTLRGKKDAATALFNLSIYHENKARLVQAGAVKYLIELIDPDTGMVDKAVALLANLSTIGEGRVAIAREGGIPLLVEIVETGSQRGKENAASILLQLCLHSPKFCTLVLQEGAVPPLVALSQSGTPRAKEKAQQLLSHFRNQREGAMGKGK; encoded by the exons GTGAGATGGACGTGGCATCTATAAAATGTCTGATCAACAGCATATCTCGATTTGTTCATCTAGTTTCAAGCCAGAGATCAAAACCTATGCCTATTCAAAAGGACTACAGAACCATAGTTGATGTACTGAAGCTTTTGAAGCCATTGCTTGATGAAGTAGTTGACTACAAAATACCTTCCGATGAAATTCTATATAAAGAGTGTGAAGAATTGGATATGGCTGTCAATGGAGCCAGGGAATTCATGGAAAACTGGTCTCCAAAGTTGAGCAAGATTTTAAGT GCTTGGCGGGGTGAGCCATTGTTGATAACAATCCAAAGCTCTTCACTCAAGATTTGCAGCATATTAAGTAGATTGCTGCAGTCATCTTCGTCTGGTTCAAGTTTAATTGGTCTTCAG CATTGTATGCAGGAAATTCGATGTTTGAAGCAGGAAAGAGTAACAGAATACTTAGAAGAGGCTCtgaaaagtcaaagaaaaGATACCATGCCTTCCACCAAACATCTTATGAAAATTATTGAATTGCTTAGTTTGTCTTCAAACCAAGAACTGCTGAAAGAAAGCATTGCTgtagaaaaggaaagaatgaATGTCGAAGTCAGTGATGTTAGAGGGGAACTAGATCAAATCAACCAAATTGTGATGCTTGTCTCCCACATTCGTGAATTCATGGTCAAAATTGAGCACCTTGAAACCGCATCCGGCATCCCAATCCCTTCATACTTCCGCTGCCCTCTGTCTTCAGAACTAATGTTGGACCCTGTAATTGTAGCTTCAGGTCAAACCTTTGAGAGATCTTCCATCCAAAAGTGGCTGGATCATGGGCTCACTATTTGCCCGAAGACCCGGCATAGGCTGTCTCATATAAATCTCATTACCAATTATACTGTCAAAGCTATGATAGAAAGTTGGTGTCAGGAAAATGATATaaaacttccaacaaactctgacGGCTCTAATACTATCTCAGTCCCGTCTCCATCAGATCGAGTATCTCCTGAAGGTTCAATTCACACAGATAGCTATTCGACATCAAGGTCATCCCTTGAAGTTGGAAGTGTATTTGAGAAGCAAATGAAAGATGTCTCTACTAAATTAAGTGGAGAAAAGTCCAATGGATGCCATAGCAGCGAGAAAGACCACTCATCACCAAAACAGTCATGTACTCATAGCAGGAGCGAATCAGCCACAAGTGCTGTCTCCAGTAATGATTATGCGCCTCCTGCATTCATTAAAGTGTCGGGGATATCTAATAAGCATGAAAATGTCAATGAGTTGTCTGGAGAAATCACATCTGAGCATCCAGTTGCTTCTACTCCAAATAAAGAATCAGCAATGCCGTCCAGATTATCAGGAAAACATTCTCTCatttccaaaataaaagcAGAAGGGACATGGACTGACAGCCCTATTTTTCCCAACAGACACCAACTGCTTCCATTTTCTAGTTCAGGATCAGACGAGTTGACGACATCATCCCATGTCACGAAATTAATTGAAGACCTCAAGAGCCAATCCAATGAAGTGCAAACATTGGCTGCAGAAGAGTTGCGGCTTCTTGCAAAGCACAATATGAATAATCGAACTATTATAGGCCAATGCGGTGCTATCACACCATTAGTTTCACTGCTATATTCAGGAGTGATGCTAACACAAGAGCATGCTGTGACAGCTCTTTTGAATTTATCAATTAATGAAGACAATAAGGCAATGATTGCAGAAGCAGGGGCAATCGATCCCCTAATCCATGTTCTGAAAACGGGAAATGACGGAGCCAAAGAAAATTCTGCTGCAGCTTTATTCAGCCTCTCTGTATTGGATGAATACAAGGCAAAAATTGGTCGTTCTGGTGCTGTTAAGGCCTTGGTTGATCTTCTAGGCTCAGGGACTCTTAGAGGGAAGAAAGATGCTGCTACTGCATTGTTTAATCTATCAATTTATCACGAAAATAAGGCTCGCCTAGTTCAAGCTGGGGCTGTGAAATATCTTATTGAGTTGATAGACCCTGATACTGGGATGGTTGACAAGGCCGTTGCTCTTCTGGCAAACTTGTCCACCATTGGAGAGGGGCGCGTGGCAATTGCACGCGAAGGGGGTATTCCGTTACTAGTTGAGATTGTTGAAACAGGTTCCCAGAGGGGAAAGGAAAATGCCGCCTCCATACTGTTACAATTGTGCCTTCATAGTCCAAAGTTTTGTACCCTGGTTCTTCAGGAAGGAGCTGTCCCTCCCCTGGTTGCCTTATCTCAGTCTGGCACGCcaagagcaaaagaaaag GCACAGCAGCTTCTCAGCCACTTCCGGAATCAGCGAGAAGGGGCAATGGGGAAGGGAAAATAA